The Caballeronia sp. TF1N1 DNA window CAGGCGGCGGCAAACGAGATCGCCGAACTGGCCCGGCATCAGGATGCGGACTTGGCCGAAGCGCTCTGGAAATCGATCTGGTGGGCCATGCATTACGGTGGGCGCGGCGGCCCGACTGTCCTCGCGCTATCCGCTTTCGACATGGCGATCTGGGACCTGAAGTCGAAGCGCGCGAACCTGCCGCTCTGGCGCATGCTCGGCGGCTACGATCCCAAGGTGCCGGTCTATGCGGGTGGTGTCGATCTGGACTTTCCACTCGATCAGTTGTTGCGCCAGGCGGAAGGTTTCATCGACCAAGGCTTTCGCGCCATCAAGATGAAAGTGGGACGCAAGAATCTGGCGGAGGACGTGGCGCGCGTCGCGGCCATGCGCGAGATGCTCGGCGACAGCTTCCCGCTGATGGTCGACGCCAACATGAAATGGTCCGTCGATGAAGCCATCCGCGCCGCGCGCGCACTTGCACCGTTCAACCCCGGCTGGCTCGAAGAGCCGACCATTCCCGACGATATCGCGGGTCACGCGAGGATCGTCAGCGAAGGCGGCTTGCCGGTCGCGACAGGGGAAAACATGCGCACGATCTGGGAGTTCCAGCAGATGATCACCATCGGTCGTGTGTCGTACCCGGAGCCCGATGTCACGAATTGCGGGGGCATCACGCCGTTCATGAAGATCGCCCATCTTGCGGAAGCGCACAACCTTCCCGTCACCAGCCACGGCGCCCATGACGTGACCGTGCATTTGCTCGCGGCGGTTCCGAATCGCTCTTATCTCGAAGCGCACGGTTTCGGGCTGGAGAAGTATCTGGCCGAACCGCTTCGTATCGAAGACGGTTTTGCTATCGCTCCGGAAAGGCCGGGGCATGGAATCG harbors:
- a CDS encoding mandelate racemase/muconate lactonizing enzyme family protein, with protein sequence MAIISDVSSDYFRIPLPVPLSDSTHGLIPNFELVTVTVRDADGAQGVGYTYTVGRNGRSVQAAANEIAELARHQDADLAEALWKSIWWAMHYGGRGGPTVLALSAFDMAIWDLKSKRANLPLWRMLGGYDPKVPVYAGGVDLDFPLDQLLRQAEGFIDQGFRAIKMKVGRKNLAEDVARVAAMREMLGDSFPLMVDANMKWSVDEAIRAARALAPFNPGWLEEPTIPDDIAGHARIVSEGGLPVATGENMRTIWEFQQMITIGRVSYPEPDVTNCGGITPFMKIAHLAEAHNLPVTSHGAHDVTVHLLAAVPNRSYLEAHGFGLEKYLAEPLRIEDGFAIAPERPGHGIEFDWNRLKALKA